The following coding sequences are from one Mycoplasma mycoides subsp. capri window:
- a CDS encoding type I restriction endonuclease subunit R translates to MHFISEKDFEKTIINNLKEYGWKGFPNNLDDHLTKQNNYKVVLTNPDERQLIQNWKNIIFSNNKDILNGIELSSDEMDQIIQLVNNCKSFVDSNTLISNEFITIKRTNKDDQKSFNKEVALRLINKRDINSGYTTYQIAQQIRTDKLEDSKSRRGDLMLLINGMPLIHIELKNNTQSIGNAVAQLHNYSRLGFYNGIFKLVQVIVAMTPNEMMYMPNAVDHKDISKERFLKWTDENNKPINDWKTIVKQFFRIPFAHRLIADFAIADSSDNNLKLLRSYQIHAVNKIQNKFFNKEIFIEKLSKISQKGGYVWHTTGSGKTLTSFKLSTLLLEWNQADTVVFVVDRIELGTQTKSAFKNFNSSGKISVLEAESTNDLVELLSDNSSRHQLIITSIHKQSRANQENYEKQLQQISKKKIVFIFDEAHRSTFGDMFKNIITSIPNSVVFGFTGTPIFKENKKEDRTTEDNFGPLLHKYTMDDGMNDGKVLGFTSEYVYLDRLLLPTIDQYDNRSSLNNNPTEIAFEKLQKLQNLIKEKDEHLLKYEKNLYKFLQSDKNNNYKEQVVDDILKKWRNKSWNNFFSAIFATSSIKDAIDYFEIFSKKVNDKKVQIKFTALFDPSTDISEEYDNISKGLLKSEKIKEIIYQYNNDFNTNFDASSTNDYANFKIDIQKRLARKDKYTNLDNKENKDQRLDLLIVVNQLLTGYDSKYINTVYFDKKLEDEHLIQAISRTNRIYKKEKKPLGDVVFYNRPGQMRWNVDKALVLYTNTNPEMGAPMSLELLYSKIDESFTKIKCLFEQWNYPNFESVPNSEQIKKDDAKLFLSEYQNIRTNLRTAIILGFDFDNNKKIIMTKDQWELIESRIKDIDFSQFKDSIQEDDELFLILELADVENTSWTFVIDNNYLKKLFNDYNYKKENKEITEEYRIWFKKELENKFIIKFPKEYQQIARGCLDSLIGGLNKNVSEFDLKDEVIRRVRNKIYQEISDFSGAMNLNTEELKKIIDSDDPINAYGRFEDLCKNGLTEQAKSAIARYLDTSIEEIKPGPYKKEIKAFIKEQKKKRMKI, encoded by the coding sequence ATGCATTTTATTTCAGAAAAAGATTTTGAAAAAACAATAATTAATAATTTAAAAGAGTATGGATGAAAAGGATTTCCTAATAATTTAGATGATCACTTAACTAAACAAAATAACTATAAAGTTGTTCTAACAAATCCTGATGAAAGACAACTTATCCAAAACTGAAAAAACATAATTTTTTCTAATAATAAAGACATACTAAATGGTATTGAACTTTCTTCTGATGAAATGGATCAAATTATTCAATTAGTAAATAATTGTAAATCTTTTGTTGATTCTAATACATTAATTAGTAACGAATTTATAACAATAAAAAGAACAAATAAAGATGATCAAAAAAGTTTTAATAAAGAAGTTGCATTAAGACTAATAAATAAACGTGATATTAATTCTGGATATACTACCTATCAAATTGCTCAACAAATAAGAACTGATAAATTAGAAGATAGTAAGTCTAGAAGAGGAGATTTAATGTTGTTAATCAACGGAATGCCTCTAATTCACATAGAACTAAAAAACAATACACAATCTATAGGTAATGCTGTTGCTCAATTACATAATTATTCAAGATTAGGTTTTTATAATGGTATTTTTAAACTTGTTCAAGTAATAGTTGCAATGACGCCAAATGAAATGATGTATATGCCGAATGCTGTTGATCACAAAGATATTTCTAAGGAAAGATTCTTAAAATGAACTGATGAAAATAATAAACCAATAAATGATTGAAAAACTATAGTAAAACAGTTTTTTAGAATTCCCTTTGCTCATAGATTAATAGCTGACTTTGCAATAGCTGATAGTAGTGATAATAATTTAAAATTATTGAGAAGTTATCAAATTCATGCGGTTAATAAAATACAAAATAAATTCTTTAATAAAGAAATTTTTATTGAAAAATTGTCTAAAATAAGTCAAAAAGGTGGGTATGTTTGACATACAACAGGTAGTGGTAAAACGTTAACAAGTTTTAAATTATCAACATTATTATTAGAATGAAATCAAGCAGATACTGTTGTTTTTGTTGTGGATAGAATAGAATTAGGAACACAAACAAAAAGCGCATTTAAAAACTTTAATTCATCAGGAAAAATCTCAGTATTAGAAGCAGAATCGACTAATGATCTAGTAGAACTACTATCTGATAATTCTTCAAGACATCAACTTATTATTACTTCTATTCATAAACAATCAAGAGCTAATCAAGAAAATTATGAAAAACAATTACAACAAATTTCTAAAAAGAAAATAGTTTTTATTTTTGATGAGGCTCACAGATCAACATTTGGAGATATGTTTAAAAACATTATTACAAGCATTCCTAATTCTGTAGTTTTTGGTTTTACTGGAACTCCTATTTTTAAGGAAAACAAAAAAGAAGATAGAACAACTGAAGATAATTTTGGTCCATTATTACATAAATACACTATGGATGATGGTATGAATGATGGTAAAGTTTTAGGTTTTACATCTGAGTATGTTTATTTAGATAGACTATTACTTCCAACAATTGATCAATATGATAATAGATCTTCATTAAATAATAATCCTACTGAAATAGCATTTGAGAAACTTCAAAAACTTCAAAATTTAATTAAGGAAAAAGATGAACATTTATTAAAATATGAGAAAAATCTTTATAAGTTCTTACAGTCAGACAAGAACAACAATTACAAAGAACAAGTTGTTGATGATATTTTAAAAAAATGAAGAAATAAAAGTTGAAATAATTTTTTTAGTGCAATTTTTGCTACTTCATCTATTAAAGATGCTATCGACTACTTTGAAATATTTTCTAAAAAAGTAAATGACAAAAAAGTTCAAATTAAATTTACTGCACTTTTTGATCCATCAACTGATATTTCAGAAGAATATGACAATATTTCAAAGGGATTATTAAAGTCAGAAAAAATAAAAGAAATTATATATCAATATAACAATGACTTTAATACTAATTTTGATGCATCATCAACAAATGATTATGCTAATTTTAAAATTGATATTCAAAAAAGATTAGCTAGAAAAGATAAATATACTAATTTAGATAATAAAGAAAATAAAGATCAAAGATTAGATTTATTAATAGTAGTTAATCAATTATTAACAGGTTATGATTCTAAATATATTAATACGGTATATTTTGATAAGAAACTAGAAGATGAACATTTGATACAAGCAATTTCAAGAACTAATAGAATTTATAAAAAAGAAAAAAAACCTTTAGGTGATGTTGTGTTTTACAATAGACCTGGTCAAATGAGATGAAATGTTGACAAAGCGCTAGTATTATATACTAATACTAATCCTGAAATGGGTGCTCCTATGAGTTTAGAATTGTTATATTCAAAAATAGATGAATCATTTACAAAAATAAAATGTCTATTTGAGCAATGAAACTATCCAAATTTTGAATCAGTTCCTAATTCTGAGCAAATAAAAAAAGATGACGCTAAACTATTTTTATCTGAATATCAAAATATAAGAACTAATTTAAGAACAGCTATTATTTTAGGTTTTGATTTTGATAATAACAAAAAAATTATAATGACAAAAGATCAATGAGAATTAATTGAATCAAGAATTAAAGATATTGATTTTTCACAATTTAAGGATTCAATTCAAGAAGATGATGAGCTATTTTTAATATTAGAATTAGCTGATGTAGAAAACACATCTTGAACATTTGTGATTGATAATAATTATTTAAAAAAACTATTTAATGATTATAATTACAAAAAAGAAAACAAAGAAATTACAGAAGAGTATAGAATCTGGTTTAAAAAAGAATTAGAAAATAAATTCATTATTAAATTCCCTAAAGAATATCAACAAATAGCAAGAGGATGTTTAGATTCATTAATTGGTGGCCTTAATAAAAATGTTAGTGAATTTGATTTAAAAGATGAAGTTATTAGAAGGGTTAGAAATAAAATATATCAAGAAATTTCTGACTTTTCTGGAGCAATGAATCTTAATACTGAAGAATTAAAAAAAATAATTGATTCAGACGATCCTATTAATGCATATGGTAGATTTGAAGATCTATGCAAAAATGGGTTAACTGAACAAGCAAAATCAGCTATAGCAAGATATTTAGACACAAGTATAGAAGAAATAAAACCCGGTCCGTATAAAAAAGAAATAAAAGCATTTATTAAAGAACAAAAAAAGAAGAGAATGAAAATATAA
- a CDS encoding site-specific integrase — protein sequence MKKDDILLYKYFQNWINVYKRGSIRNVSFKKYELTLDWIIKIAPTTRLCDLDRVTYQEIINEYAQQHERQTTMDFHHHLKSCLLDAFDEGLLTKDPTRKVVIKGKAAKPKKIKFLSNFELQLLLKQLNLKDKLNFDWLIFLIAKTGLRFSEAIALTPEDFDFTKQLLNISKTWNYKEAGGFLPTKNKSSIRKIQLDWQTVSRFASLINNLEKNKPIFIFKEKIFNSTINDTLARRCKKANIPIISIHGLRHTHASILLYAGVSIASVAKRLGHSSMNTTERIYLHIINELENKDIDLVMRSISTLN from the coding sequence ATGAAAAAAGACGATATATTGCTATACAAATATTTTCAAAATTGAATAAATGTATATAAAAGAGGTTCTATTAGAAATGTTAGTTTTAAAAAATATGAGCTTACATTAGACTGAATCATAAAAATAGCACCAACTACTAGATTGTGCGATTTAGATAGAGTGACATATCAAGAGATCATTAATGAATATGCCCAACAACACGAAAGACAAACTACAATGGACTTTCATCACCATTTAAAAAGTTGTTTATTAGATGCATTTGATGAAGGATTACTAACTAAAGATCCAACTAGAAAAGTTGTAATAAAAGGTAAAGCAGCAAAGCCTAAAAAAATTAAATTCTTAAGTAACTTTGAATTGCAATTACTATTAAAACAATTAAATTTAAAGGATAAATTAAATTTTGATTGGCTAATTTTTTTAATTGCAAAAACAGGATTGAGGTTTTCTGAAGCTATTGCACTAACTCCTGAAGATTTTGATTTTACAAAACAACTTTTAAATATTTCAAAAACTTGAAATTATAAAGAAGCTGGTGGATTTTTACCAACTAAAAATAAATCTTCAATAAGAAAAATACAACTAGACTGACAAACTGTTTCAAGATTTGCTTCACTTATTAACAATCTTGAAAAAAATAAACCAATTTTTATCTTTAAAGAAAAAATATTTAACTCTACTATAAACGATACATTAGCTAGAAGATGTAAAAAAGCTAATATTCCAATTATTAGTATTCATGGTTTAAGACACACTCATGCTTCTATTTTATTGTATGCTGGAGTTTCTATAGCTTCAGTTGCAAAAAGATTAGGACATTCTAGTATGAACACAACAGAAAGAATTTATTTGCACATTATTAATGAATTAGAAAACAAAGATATAGATCTAGTTATGAGATCTATATCAACATTAAACTAA
- a CDS encoding restriction endonuclease subunit S, which yields MGNLLIYEQPTNYIVKSEKYTKSGIPVLTAGKSFILGYTRENFGIKYVNNEKPVLIFDDFTTAIHLINFNFKVKSSAIKLLSNRKNNDNLFFNFLLIKSLNFEPEAHERHWISKFSLFEMKLPKLTEKIRISSLFSNLDSLITLHQWECNFWKFRNFVFDFLKFSTRFLKKVQKYTHTWEQWKIGEIFNIDRGLGITKKDMSSIKTGDFKYPVYSSQTTENGLIGYYNKYTFEDAITWTTDGAKAGTVFYRKHSFFATSHCGILTKKHFNVNEYFSIIISKNTSKSVTWVAMPMLTTSEMEKMKIISSSDPKEQQKISLLISTLDSLITLHQRGYKWRENKWKKTIYCYTNIFKIE from the coding sequence TTGGGTAATCTACTTATATATGAACAACCAACGAATTACATTGTTAAATCAGAAAAATATACAAAGTCAGGAATTCCTGTGTTAACCGCAGGTAAGTCATTTATATTAGGTTACACAAGAGAAAATTTTGGAATCAAATATGTAAATAATGAAAAACCTGTTTTAATATTTGATGACTTTACAACAGCAATACACTTGATTAATTTTAATTTTAAGGTAAAAAGTTCAGCTATCAAGTTGTTGTCAAATAGAAAAAATAATGATAATTTATTTTTTAACTTTTTATTAATTAAAAGCTTAAATTTTGAACCAGAAGCTCATGAAAGACATTGAATATCAAAATTTTCTTTATTTGAAATGAAACTTCCTAAATTAACTGAAAAAATAAGAATTTCATCATTATTTTCTAACCTAGATTCACTAATCACCCTTCATCAGTGAGAGTGTAATTTTTGAAAATTCAGAAATTTTGTCTTTGATTTTTTAAAATTTTCAACTCGATTTTTAAAAAAAGTACAAAAATACACTCACACTTGAGAACAGTGAAAAATAGGAGAAATATTTAATATTGATAGGGGTTTAGGAATAACAAAAAAAGACATGAGTTCTATAAAGACTGGTGACTTTAAATACCCCGTTTATTCATCACAAACAACCGAAAATGGTTTAATCGGCTATTATAATAAATACACATTTGAGGATGCAATAACTTGAACAACCGATGGTGCTAAAGCGGGGACGGTTTTTTACAGAAAACATAGTTTTTTTGCAACTTCTCATTGCGGAATACTAACTAAAAAACACTTTAATGTGAACGAATATTTCTCGATAATCATTTCAAAAAATACAAGTAAAAGCGTAACATGAGTTGCAATGCCGATGTTAACAACAAGCGAAATGGAAAAGATGAAAATTATATCTAGTTCCGATCCAAAAGAACAACAAAAGATATCTTTATTAATTTCAACCCTAGATTCACTAATCACCCTTCATCAGCGTGGGTATAAATGAAGGGAAAATAAATGAAAAAAGACGATATATTGCTATACAAATATTTTCAAAATTGAATAA